A section of the Nitrospinota bacterium genome encodes:
- a CDS encoding CBS domain-containing protein, which translates to MAEFKTLLAVGDMADKNVVTIKETETIKKSAAKMKSKNTGSLLVIGKTGKITGIVTEQDIVRRGVASGKDLAATAISKIMTKKPIVIDHTESIFEAKKIMADKKIMHLIVVKEEKPVGIFTAGAVIKS; encoded by the coding sequence ATGGCGGAATTTAAAACGCTGCTCGCAGTTGGTGATATGGCCGATAAAAACGTGGTAACCATAAAGGAAACTGAAACCATAAAAAAGTCCGCCGCAAAAATGAAAAGCAAAAATACAGGCTCTCTCCTTGTTATCGGAAAGACCGGAAAAATCACCGGAATCGTAACCGAGCAGGATATCGTGAGAAGAGGTGTCGCCAGCGGAAAGGATCTCGCTGCTACAGCCATTTCGAAGATCATGACGAAGAAGCCTATAGTAATCGACCATACCGAATCGATCTTTGAAGCGAAAAAGATCATGGCCGACAAAAAGATTATGCACCTCATTGTCGTAAAGGAAGAAAAGCCGGTAGGGATATTTACCGCCGGAGCTGTAATTAAGAGCTGA
- the purF gene encoding amidophosphoribosyltransferase — MLKKYWETAGTLETSESKFHDECAIFGIYRHPEAANVTYLGLYAQQHRGQESSGIVSSDGSDHHIHLGMGLVADVFKREIIEKLHGNMAIGHNRYSTTGASKLMNAQPLAIEYSAGYLAIAHNGNLVNASTVRAELEDIGSIFRSTMDTEVISHLIAKSSENTLFSRVVDALHQARGAYSLLVMNEDEMIAVRDPKGFRPLVMGKLDGATVFASETCAFDLIGATFERDLKPGELVHVTSDGVRSHFPFPPKKSCQCVFEFIYFARPDSNIFGRSVHEVRKNFGKALALELPVEADMVIPVPDSGVPAAMGYAEKSGIPFDMGLIRNHYIGRTFIEPESRIRHFGVKLKLNPIRSLIEGKKVVVVDDSIVRGTTCKKIIGMVRSAGAKEVHMRISSPPTTHPCFYGIDTPTKEELIASNMTVEETRKFIEADSLAYLTQEKMLSIFGDEAVDFCTACFDGNYPIKRFDMDIVQAELFDSIRK, encoded by the coding sequence ATGTTAAAAAAATATTGGGAGACGGCAGGAACATTGGAGACATCCGAGAGCAAGTTTCATGACGAGTGTGCCATTTTCGGCATTTACAGGCACCCCGAAGCGGCGAACGTAACATACCTCGGCCTTTACGCGCAGCAGCACCGCGGGCAGGAGAGCTCCGGCATAGTATCATCTGACGGTTCCGACCATCATATACACCTCGGCATGGGGCTTGTGGCAGATGTGTTCAAAAGGGAGATCATAGAAAAACTGCACGGGAATATGGCGATAGGGCACAACCGCTATTCAACCACCGGCGCGTCGAAACTTATGAACGCACAGCCGCTGGCGATCGAATATTCCGCCGGATATCTTGCCATCGCGCACAACGGCAACCTTGTGAACGCGTCGACCGTCAGGGCGGAGCTTGAGGATATCGGCTCAATTTTCAGATCGACCATGGATACGGAGGTGATATCCCACCTTATCGCGAAGTCGAGCGAGAACACGCTCTTCAGCCGCGTGGTGGACGCACTGCATCAGGCTAGAGGGGCCTATTCGCTACTGGTTATGAACGAGGATGAAATGATAGCGGTGCGCGACCCGAAAGGGTTCAGACCGCTTGTGATGGGGAAGCTGGATGGCGCGACGGTCTTTGCATCGGAGACTTGCGCGTTCGACCTCATTGGAGCGACGTTCGAAAGGGATCTGAAACCGGGAGAGCTGGTTCATGTAACCTCCGACGGCGTGAGATCGCACTTTCCGTTCCCTCCAAAAAAGAGCTGTCAGTGCGTTTTCGAGTTCATATATTTCGCCAGGCCCGACAGCAATATCTTCGGCCGTTCAGTCCATGAGGTGAGAAAAAATTTCGGCAAGGCGCTTGCGCTTGAACTTCCGGTCGAAGCGGACATGGTGATCCCCGTGCCGGATTCCGGGGTCCCCGCCGCGATGGGTTACGCGGAAAAATCTGGCATCCCTTTCGATATGGGTTTGATAAGGAACCACTACATAGGGAGAACGTTCATCGAGCCGGAGAGCAGGATCAGGCATTTCGGCGTAAAGCTGAAACTGAATCCTATACGTTCTCTCATCGAAGGGAAAAAGGTCGTAGTCGTCGACGATTCCATAGTGCGGGGCACCACATGCAAGAAAATAATCGGAATGGTGCGCTCAGCTGGCGCAAAAGAGGTTCATATGCGCATCAGTTCCCCCCCTACCACGCACCCCTGTTTTTACGGAATTGATACCCCGACAAAAGAGGAGCTTATCGCTTCGAACATGACCGTCGAGGAGACGAGAAAATTCATCGAGGCCGATTCGCTTGCCTACCTTACGCAGGAGAAGATGCTCTCCATATTCGGCGATGAGGCGGTCGATTTCTGCACGGCATGTTTCGACGGAAACTATCCGATAAAACGGTTCGATATGGATATCGTTCAGGCCGAGCTTTTCGACTCAATAAGAAAATAG
- a CDS encoding Dabb family protein: MIRHIVLFKMKEGSTGEEKEKLMADLAGLKDSTDGLMLECEVASDVASTPTSYDVALNSLFESMEMVASYQVHPAHVKVLEYIKKVCGAISKIDYEV; encoded by the coding sequence ATGATCAGGCATATAGTTTTGTTCAAGATGAAGGAAGGGAGCACCGGCGAGGAGAAGGAGAAGCTTATGGCGGACCTTGCGGGGCTGAAGGATTCAACCGACGGGCTCATGCTTGAGTGCGAGGTCGCTTCGGATGTCGCGTCTACCCCTACTTCTTACGATGTCGCGCTGAATTCCCTTTTTGAAAGCATGGAAATGGTCGCCTCCTACCAGGTGCATCCTGCACATGTAAAGGTGCTTGAATATATAAAGAAGGTATGCGGAGCAATTTCGAAAATCGATTACGAGGTGTAA
- a CDS encoding pyridoxine 5'-phosphate synthase, which translates to MAKLGVNVDHVATLRQARLIDYPDPVAAAKIAIEHDVSCITVHLREDRRHIQDRDVYRIRELENCRLNLEMAASEEIIKIALDVKPDQVTLVPERRAELTTEGGLDVLSRIDFYRELVARFRDAGIPVSLFIDTDDKQVEASSRTEAGAVEINTGKYSEADSKSKQAERLNDVRRAVESAHALGMVVHAGHGLHYENVSPVAALPWVDELNIGHSIVSQAVFVGFSKAVLSMKELIEKASAGAKGV; encoded by the coding sequence ATGGCAAAGCTTGGAGTAAACGTGGATCATGTCGCTACCCTTAGGCAGGCTCGTCTTATCGACTATCCCGATCCGGTTGCGGCGGCGAAAATTGCGATTGAGCATGACGTCTCATGCATCACTGTGCACCTGCGCGAGGACAGAAGGCACATTCAGGATAGAGACGTATACCGTATCAGGGAGCTTGAGAATTGCAGGCTGAACCTGGAGATGGCGGCGTCCGAGGAGATCATAAAAATTGCGCTTGATGTAAAGCCGGATCAGGTGACCCTCGTGCCGGAGAGGCGGGCGGAGTTGACTACCGAAGGGGGGCTTGATGTCCTTTCCAGGATCGATTTCTACAGGGAGCTTGTCGCACGATTCAGGGATGCCGGAATACCGGTATCGCTTTTTATAGATACGGATGATAAACAGGTAGAGGCTTCATCCAGGACGGAGGCTGGCGCCGTGGAGATAAACACAGGAAAATATTCGGAAGCCGATTCAAAAAGTAAACAGGCCGAGAGACTGAACGATGTCCGTCGCGCAGTTGAATCGGCCCACGCGCTCGGCATGGTTGTTCATGCGGGGCATGGGCTTCACTACGAAAACGTCTCACCCGTTGCCGCGTTGCCATGGGTGGATGAACTTAACATTGGTCATTCGATAGTGTCGCAGGCGGTCTTTGTCGGTTTTTCAAAGGCTGTTCTTTCGATGAAAGAGTTGATCGAAAAAGCGTCCGCGGGCGCAAAGGGGGTTTGA